In Streptomyces hawaiiensis, one genomic interval encodes:
- a CDS encoding thiamine pyrophosphate-binding protein, protein MSNETTTSAAAAWSVAASVLSASGVQTVFGLPGDDMYALEAAHEAGIRFVLCRDQRNAMFMATGWAIQSGEVGVAVVGKGPAVTNTVTGLLESAASAAPVLLLSGGTGARHRGSGAFQELDQLAVVAPLVKYAARVDHPDRLVPTLQRALLVARHERGPVYVEIPEHLLCETSLAVPAAPDVSELPDEIVTRAGSAVLEALRAARRPVLLVGGGMRHENGGRDVERLAERLGAAVFSTASGRGSVDEASPYFCGLAGLYTPEQAARLWQETDCVVALGSRLEETATFQWPDTIGRDVPVVQVNVAAADFATGFQGPKALAPAGPTVRSWLAHLPAEPADNEWTATVRSVHTELHTAHQELLDSLTRSEDLHIAEVLRALDTELPADRILVQENGLQDMWSYKYPLYACAAGAGSVVPSEQTSLGFGAAAALGVKLAAPKRPVVAFVGDGAFTMAGADLPTAVKYSGGLLYVVLRNGGYGWLQVQLDQRENPVGDHAFVDPESIRVQAPQIPGLHQVTVWDKESLASDVAQAWQKCAAGEVVVLHVPVRLSDAMFGADVAGGDFPQIAGAGDE, encoded by the coding sequence ATGAGCAACGAAACCACCACGTCCGCGGCCGCCGCATGGTCCGTCGCCGCCTCGGTACTCTCAGCGTCCGGAGTACAGACCGTGTTCGGCCTGCCCGGCGACGACATGTACGCGTTGGAAGCGGCGCACGAGGCGGGGATCCGCTTCGTCCTGTGCCGCGACCAGCGCAACGCGATGTTCATGGCCACCGGCTGGGCGATCCAGTCGGGCGAGGTCGGCGTAGCCGTCGTGGGCAAGGGGCCGGCCGTGACCAACACGGTCACCGGACTGCTGGAGTCGGCGGCGTCCGCTGCCCCCGTACTCCTGCTCAGCGGCGGCACCGGGGCCCGGCACCGAGGCAGCGGGGCGTTCCAGGAACTCGACCAGCTCGCCGTCGTGGCGCCGCTGGTCAAGTACGCGGCCCGGGTGGATCACCCGGACCGGCTGGTGCCCACGCTCCAGCGCGCCCTGCTCGTCGCCCGCCACGAGCGGGGACCCGTGTACGTCGAGATTCCGGAGCACCTGCTCTGCGAGACCTCGCTCGCGGTACCGGCGGCACCGGACGTCTCCGAGCTCCCGGACGAGATCGTCACGCGAGCCGGCTCCGCCGTCCTGGAGGCGCTGCGGGCTGCTCGCCGCCCGGTCCTTCTCGTCGGCGGGGGCATGCGCCACGAGAACGGCGGCCGCGACGTGGAGCGGCTGGCCGAGCGGCTGGGCGCCGCGGTCTTCAGTACGGCGTCCGGCCGCGGCTCCGTCGACGAGGCGTCGCCGTACTTCTGCGGTCTCGCCGGCCTCTACACACCGGAGCAGGCAGCGCGACTGTGGCAGGAGACCGACTGCGTCGTCGCCTTGGGCAGCCGGCTTGAGGAGACGGCCACGTTCCAGTGGCCCGACACCATCGGGCGCGACGTCCCCGTGGTCCAGGTGAACGTGGCGGCGGCCGATTTCGCGACCGGGTTCCAGGGGCCCAAGGCGCTCGCTCCCGCAGGGCCGACCGTGCGGTCCTGGCTGGCGCATCTGCCCGCCGAGCCCGCCGACAACGAGTGGACCGCGACCGTCCGCTCCGTGCACACCGAACTTCACACGGCCCACCAGGAGTTGCTCGACAGCCTCACGCGCTCCGAGGACCTCCACATCGCCGAAGTGCTTCGGGCCCTGGACACCGAACTGCCCGCCGACCGGATCCTGGTGCAGGAGAACGGTCTGCAGGACATGTGGTCCTACAAGTACCCGCTCTACGCCTGTGCAGCGGGCGCCGGTTCCGTCGTCCCGTCCGAGCAGACGAGCCTGGGCTTCGGTGCGGCCGCCGCACTCGGGGTCAAACTCGCCGCTCCCAAGCGTCCGGTGGTGGCGTTCGTCGGCGACGGCGCGTTCACCATGGCGGGAGCCGACCTGCCCACCGCGGTGAAGTACAGCGGCGGCCTCCTCTACGTGGTGCTGCGCAACGGCGGCTACGGCTGGCTGCAGGTGCAGCTCGACCAGCGGGAGAACCCGGTGGGCGACCACGCGTTCGTCGACCCCGAGTCCATCCGGGTCCAGGCGCCGCAGATCCCCGGACTGCACCAGGTGACCGTGTGGGACAAGGAGTCCCTCGCCTCCGACGTCGCGCAGGCATGGCAGAAGTGCGCCGCCGGAGAGGTGGTCGTCCTCCATGTGCCCGTGCGGCTGAGCGACGCGATGTTCGGCGCGGACGTGGCCGGCGGCGACTTCCCCCAGATCGCAGGAGCAGGCGATGAGTAA
- a CDS encoding ATP-grasp domain-containing protein has translation MKIAIVDGYSTGSLLVNKLRERGVECVHVRSQEVVPARLLSSFVPDYYAADLGWFSDLGDAVRALKETEVDRVVAGTECGVVLADTLAHELGLTGNEFDGVEARRDKYLMANRLAAAGLAAPVGFNTTDPEAAVEWFTTAGSPVVVKPAASAGTDNVHICATEEEVRSACEAVMRSNDYFGNPNPSAVVQKFLVGTEYIVNTVSVDGVQKVSDVWLSAKTTGPTGAPLYDYQQPLPMTAPHVAELIDYVVSAVTALGITNGAAHSEVMLTEDGPVLIETGARLMGAMLPDVIERYSGTSHVELLALALTDQEGFRAFQGSDVHWSRTVRNVWLINSRAGVSSAWHDRFCGLPAFDRLVTGVREGAQMRRTVDMATSPGFISLVADTEAELDRDQLAIRSMESTGLYVEGP, from the coding sequence GTGAAGATCGCGATCGTCGACGGTTACTCGACCGGCAGCCTTCTGGTGAACAAGCTGCGCGAGCGGGGCGTGGAGTGCGTCCACGTCCGAAGCCAGGAGGTGGTGCCCGCCCGCCTGCTGTCCTCCTTCGTGCCGGACTACTACGCGGCAGACCTCGGATGGTTCTCCGACCTGGGCGATGCCGTACGGGCGTTGAAGGAGACGGAGGTCGACCGTGTGGTCGCGGGGACCGAGTGCGGAGTGGTGCTCGCGGACACCCTCGCCCATGAACTGGGGCTGACGGGCAACGAGTTCGACGGCGTCGAGGCCAGACGCGACAAGTACTTGATGGCGAACAGACTCGCCGCGGCCGGGCTGGCCGCACCGGTGGGCTTCAACACCACCGACCCCGAGGCCGCCGTCGAGTGGTTCACGACCGCCGGTTCCCCGGTCGTCGTCAAACCGGCAGCCAGCGCCGGCACGGACAACGTGCACATCTGCGCCACCGAGGAGGAGGTGCGGTCGGCCTGCGAGGCCGTCATGCGCAGCAACGACTACTTCGGCAACCCGAACCCGTCGGCGGTGGTGCAGAAGTTCCTGGTCGGCACGGAGTACATCGTCAATACGGTCTCCGTGGACGGCGTGCAGAAGGTGTCCGACGTCTGGCTGTCGGCGAAGACCACCGGGCCGACCGGAGCACCGCTGTACGACTACCAGCAACCCCTGCCGATGACGGCCCCGCATGTCGCGGAACTGATCGACTACGTGGTGTCGGCGGTCACCGCCCTCGGCATCACCAACGGCGCCGCGCACAGCGAGGTGATGCTCACCGAGGACGGTCCGGTGCTGATCGAGACCGGGGCACGGCTCATGGGCGCGATGCTGCCCGACGTGATCGAGCGCTACTCGGGGACGTCCCACGTGGAGCTGCTCGCGCTGGCGCTCACGGATCAGGAAGGCTTCCGTGCCTTCCAGGGCAGCGACGTGCACTGGAGCAGGACCGTGCGCAACGTCTGGCTGATCAACAGCCGCGCCGGCGTGTCTTCCGCGTGGCACGACCGGTTCTGCGGCCTGCCCGCTTTCGACCGGCTGGTCACGGGCGTCCGTGAGGGCGCACAGATGCGGCGGACGGTCGATATGGCGACCTCTCCCGGCTTCATATCCCTCGTCGCCGACACGGAGGCCGAGCTCGATCGTGATCAGCTGGCGATCCGGTCCATGGAGTCCACCGGACTTTATGTCGAAGGCCCCTGA
- a CDS encoding AurF N-oxygenase family protein, producing the protein MNSSRGLIDIPGFPPFDPTHPVENAVITRLAGNWHRRATVKRKEPELEDLFEVDRPDYPERLVPFAGHPVWEGLDPDVRSRMLSWAWLAYNKHTVLAEQRVVNPAFAYVIEGEFPSLGGPALEQSLAQAMVDEQYHTLMHLNASTITRRKRRIEIPDTVLPAPHIVRRLAELRDECSESWEQKLTTLAFATVSETSISAYLHLLSDDKEIQVINSTTVQLHNRDEICHSSITGELAKTVYDFLSKDQKRFFVETMMTGLEAFVANDYRTWQQILAMHGVADAEKMISEIQYDAGRKNLVRDFSGLRCLLSDMDLLGQVDWDWGDEQ; encoded by the coding sequence ATGAACAGCAGCCGCGGTTTGATCGACATACCCGGATTCCCGCCCTTCGACCCCACGCACCCGGTGGAGAACGCGGTCATCACACGCCTCGCCGGCAACTGGCACCGGCGCGCGACGGTGAAGCGCAAGGAGCCCGAGCTCGAGGACCTGTTCGAAGTCGACCGTCCCGACTATCCGGAACGGCTCGTCCCGTTCGCCGGCCACCCCGTGTGGGAGGGTCTCGACCCCGACGTCCGGAGCCGGATGCTGAGCTGGGCCTGGCTGGCCTACAACAAGCACACCGTCCTGGCCGAACAGCGCGTGGTGAACCCGGCCTTCGCCTACGTCATCGAGGGGGAGTTCCCGTCCCTGGGCGGCCCCGCCCTCGAGCAGTCGCTCGCCCAGGCCATGGTGGACGAGCAGTACCACACACTGATGCACCTCAACGCCAGTACCATCACTCGGCGGAAGCGGCGGATCGAGATCCCCGACACCGTGCTTCCCGCCCCGCACATCGTCCGGCGTCTCGCGGAACTCCGCGACGAGTGCTCGGAGTCCTGGGAGCAGAAGCTCACCACCCTCGCGTTCGCGACGGTCTCCGAGACCTCGATCAGCGCCTATCTGCACCTGCTGTCGGACGACAAAGAAATCCAGGTCATCAACTCGACGACGGTACAGCTGCACAACCGCGACGAAATCTGCCACTCGTCCATCACCGGTGAACTCGCGAAAACCGTCTACGACTTCCTTTCCAAGGATCAGAAAAGGTTCTTCGTCGAGACGATGATGACGGGACTCGAGGCGTTCGTTGCCAACGACTACCGGACCTGGCAGCAGATCCTCGCCATGCACGGCGTGGCCGACGCCGAGAAGATGATCTCCGAAATCCAGTACGATGCGGGTCGCAAGAACCTCGTGCGCGACTTCAGCGGCCTTCGCTGCCTCCTCTCCGATATGGATCTGCTCGGCCAGGTTGACTGGGACTGGGGCGACGAGCAGTAG
- a CDS encoding ATP-grasp domain-containing protein, whose product MSNTDNSVVLVDAYPSSYALAEAFLEQGCAVVRVQSTQDVPRCYQGDFDTRAFSDNIIHRGSLSETVAAVAEHRPVAVIAAGEYGVELADALSEELAVPTNGRLLSPARRNKFLMTETLRAAGLRAARQKLVEDEQTLIDWHREIGGRVVVKPLRSAANDGVTICDTPEESAAALRGILTATTVFSETNTAAVVQEYLVGGEYVVDTVSRDGRHRATDVWKYSKMTVPGVRDRITGGHLIPGDAPVRQAVVDYAHDVLDALGIRHGPAHLEIIVTDEGPCLVEVGARIAGANTPYYAELGAGESQIGWTVQAYLHPERFLAEHRHPYRLQQHVSVSWPTAPQQGKLVSYPLLEVVRGMESFNNTEIFVHPGDSLVRTVDDSTKTMAVGFAHPSAEVVERDFNAICYLDGPGFYDVEQPE is encoded by the coding sequence ATGAGCAACACGGACAACAGTGTCGTTCTCGTCGACGCGTACCCCTCGAGCTACGCGCTGGCCGAGGCGTTCCTGGAGCAGGGCTGTGCTGTCGTGCGAGTGCAGAGCACCCAGGACGTACCCAGGTGCTACCAGGGCGACTTCGACACCCGGGCCTTCAGCGACAACATCATCCACAGGGGTTCGCTGAGCGAAACCGTCGCGGCAGTGGCCGAGCACCGTCCCGTCGCGGTCATCGCCGCAGGCGAGTACGGCGTGGAGCTGGCGGACGCACTCAGCGAGGAACTCGCGGTGCCCACCAACGGCCGCCTGCTCTCGCCGGCCCGGCGGAACAAGTTCCTGATGACCGAGACGCTCCGGGCCGCGGGCTTGCGCGCGGCCCGGCAGAAGCTGGTCGAGGACGAGCAGACCCTCATCGACTGGCATCGCGAGATCGGCGGCCGGGTCGTGGTGAAGCCGCTGCGCAGCGCCGCCAACGACGGCGTGACCATCTGCGACACTCCCGAGGAGTCGGCCGCCGCGCTGCGCGGCATCCTGACCGCCACGACGGTGTTCTCGGAGACCAACACCGCGGCCGTCGTCCAGGAGTACCTGGTGGGTGGCGAGTACGTGGTGGACACCGTGAGCCGCGACGGTCGGCACCGGGCCACAGACGTCTGGAAGTACAGCAAGATGACCGTTCCCGGCGTACGGGACCGGATCACCGGCGGCCATCTGATCCCCGGGGACGCGCCGGTGCGCCAGGCCGTCGTCGACTACGCCCACGACGTGCTCGACGCGCTCGGAATCCGGCACGGACCGGCGCATCTGGAGATCATCGTCACCGACGAAGGGCCGTGCCTCGTCGAGGTGGGCGCTCGGATCGCCGGCGCGAACACGCCGTACTACGCCGAGTTGGGAGCGGGGGAGTCGCAGATCGGGTGGACCGTGCAGGCGTATCTCCACCCGGAGCGGTTCCTCGCCGAACACCGGCACCCGTACCGCCTTCAACAGCACGTATCGGTGTCCTGGCCGACGGCACCGCAGCAGGGAAAGCTCGTCTCCTACCCCCTGCTGGAAGTCGTTCGGGGCATGGAGAGCTTCAACAACACGGAGATCTTCGTGCACCCGGGCGATTCCCTCGTCCGTACCGTCGACGACTCCACCAAGACCATGGCCGTCGGCTTCGCGCACCCGTCGGCGGAAGTCGTCGAGCGCGACTTCAACGCGATCTGCTACTTGGACGGCCCCGGCTTCTACGACGTGGAACAGCCCGAGTGA
- a CDS encoding aldehyde dehydrogenase family protein — translation MLISRNESSRSWREVRISCASVIRDLQARGVNDSHRVLLSSTNSAASVLATFALMELGVSVGLVDRGVTPNQFARLVEEADADFFVSDHEESMPAFEELDAHWIPLRELDEAAQRNAGEPAELSFDRWARRSDALIVWTSGSLGRPKGIVRSGSSVLANVSRTQDRMKYTESDVLLPLLPFTHQYGLSILLLWWQAKASLALLPSRRTDLALEAIVDLGVTVVDSVPAVYEGILRMLDRGHTSTTLLESVRMWCVGGEPLQDDLLRRFTEQMGKPLLDGYGSSEAGNIALAAPDHPNLCGRPLAGITVTVVDDEDRPLPAGEVGEVIVHTPDIMVGMLEPGGRVRESQRAVHRTQDLGFLDENGNLRVLGRKAAVHRFGNTLYPDAITAKASECGRPVRVIPVENGRFGTDLVFVVADPDERPAAHWRRVFADLVAEFEQPNKVLVVKQFPEHTNGKANLTALRYMAQAALRSRSEKAPAQQTPAKPAERAIPFGDRITVLQDVARLLSERRSEILRILTEVCNHRTATDEIDASIEALEGAVAEVSRYGPQAVGQTGVLMPSNIPLYGYILYVVIPSLYSQKVVFRPSRMIDAQTRALHKLIGTVHALPLLLDDSGQREFMENVGKKSDVLVFTGSYENAETIREQLPRDTVFCFFGQGINPFVVGADADLGTAVDGLVKVRMLNSGQDCFGPDVVFVHTSVSAQFCNLLSRRVEALRLGTAHDATADYSAMFYDEAFASTLDYLCEKREFIAAGGRIDVVDRHVRPTVLIHPTDEPFLPPEMFAPVFNVVPYTSEEWLNELLRHPYYAERAMAATVFGSLPDTVEALRDRHMVSVDETLIDIESGNHPFGGRGIRANYISVGRKRHTEPLLLSKAVADHLPGKS, via the coding sequence GTGCTCATCAGCCGCAATGAAAGCAGCCGCTCATGGCGCGAGGTCAGGATCTCCTGCGCAAGCGTCATCCGGGATTTGCAGGCCCGCGGCGTCAATGATTCCCATCGGGTCCTGCTCTCGTCCACGAACTCCGCGGCCTCGGTGCTCGCCACGTTCGCGCTCATGGAACTCGGAGTGTCCGTCGGGCTCGTGGACCGCGGGGTCACGCCGAACCAGTTCGCACGCCTGGTGGAGGAGGCCGACGCAGACTTCTTTGTCTCGGACCACGAGGAGTCGATGCCCGCGTTCGAGGAGCTCGACGCGCACTGGATTCCTCTGCGGGAACTCGACGAGGCGGCACAGCGGAACGCCGGTGAGCCCGCGGAGCTCTCGTTCGACCGCTGGGCTCGACGCTCCGACGCGCTGATCGTGTGGACGTCGGGAAGCCTGGGACGCCCCAAGGGGATCGTGCGGTCCGGAAGCTCAGTACTCGCCAACGTGTCCCGTACGCAGGACCGGATGAAGTACACCGAGTCCGACGTACTGCTGCCGCTGCTGCCGTTCACGCATCAGTACGGCCTCTCCATCCTGCTTCTGTGGTGGCAGGCGAAGGCGAGCCTCGCTCTGCTGCCGAGCCGGCGCACCGACCTGGCCCTCGAAGCCATAGTCGACCTGGGCGTCACGGTCGTGGACTCCGTTCCCGCTGTGTACGAGGGCATCCTGCGCATGCTGGACCGCGGACACACGAGCACCACTCTCCTCGAGTCCGTGCGCATGTGGTGTGTCGGTGGTGAACCGCTGCAGGACGACCTCCTGCGCCGCTTCACGGAGCAGATGGGCAAGCCGCTGCTGGACGGATACGGCAGTTCCGAGGCGGGCAACATCGCGCTGGCCGCGCCCGACCATCCGAATCTCTGTGGCCGGCCGCTCGCCGGCATCACGGTCACCGTGGTGGACGACGAGGACCGTCCCCTGCCCGCCGGCGAAGTCGGGGAAGTGATCGTGCACACGCCCGACATCATGGTGGGGATGCTGGAGCCGGGCGGCCGTGTGCGGGAGAGCCAGCGCGCGGTGCACCGAACGCAGGACCTGGGCTTCCTCGACGAGAACGGCAACCTGCGGGTGCTGGGCCGCAAGGCCGCGGTCCACCGCTTCGGAAACACGCTCTACCCGGACGCCATCACCGCCAAGGCCAGCGAATGCGGTCGGCCGGTGCGCGTCATACCCGTGGAGAACGGCCGCTTCGGCACGGATCTCGTCTTCGTCGTCGCCGACCCCGACGAGCGTCCGGCGGCTCACTGGCGCCGCGTGTTCGCGGATCTGGTCGCCGAATTCGAGCAGCCGAACAAGGTGCTCGTGGTGAAGCAGTTCCCCGAGCACACCAACGGAAAGGCCAACCTCACCGCTCTGCGGTACATGGCACAGGCCGCCCTCAGAAGCCGTTCGGAGAAGGCGCCCGCACAGCAGACGCCGGCCAAGCCCGCGGAGCGGGCCATCCCGTTCGGCGACCGGATCACCGTGCTCCAGGACGTGGCCAGGCTCCTCAGCGAGCGCAGGTCCGAGATCCTCCGCATCCTCACCGAGGTCTGCAACCACCGGACGGCGACGGACGAGATCGACGCCTCCATCGAAGCGCTCGAGGGCGCGGTGGCGGAAGTATCGCGCTACGGTCCGCAGGCGGTGGGCCAGACCGGTGTGCTGATGCCCTCCAACATCCCCCTGTACGGCTACATCCTGTATGTCGTCATCCCCAGCCTCTACAGCCAGAAGGTCGTCTTCCGGCCCTCCCGGATGATCGACGCGCAGACCCGGGCGCTGCACAAGCTGATCGGCACGGTCCACGCACTGCCCCTGCTGCTCGACGACAGCGGCCAGCGCGAGTTCATGGAGAACGTGGGCAAGAAGTCCGACGTCCTCGTCTTCACGGGCTCCTACGAGAACGCCGAGACCATCCGCGAACAGCTGCCCCGCGACACCGTGTTCTGCTTCTTCGGCCAGGGCATCAACCCGTTCGTCGTCGGTGCCGACGCAGATCTCGGCACAGCGGTCGACGGCCTGGTCAAGGTCCGCATGCTCAACTCCGGACAGGACTGCTTCGGACCCGATGTGGTGTTCGTCCACACCTCGGTGAGCGCCCAGTTCTGCAACCTGCTGTCCCGGCGGGTCGAGGCGCTGCGCCTGGGCACCGCGCACGACGCCACAGCCGACTACAGCGCCATGTTCTACGACGAGGCGTTCGCGTCGACGCTGGACTACTTGTGCGAGAAGCGCGAGTTCATCGCCGCCGGCGGCCGTATCGACGTCGTGGACCGGCACGTGCGGCCCACCGTCCTGATCCACCCGACGGACGAGCCCTTCCTGCCCCCAGAGATGTTCGCGCCCGTCTTCAACGTCGTGCCCTACACCTCGGAGGAGTGGCTGAACGAGCTGCTACGCCACCCCTACTACGCCGAACGCGCCATGGCGGCCACGGTGTTCGGCTCCCTGCCGGACACCGTCGAGGCCCTCAGGGACCGCCACATGGTGAGCGTCGACGAGACCCTGATCGACATCGAGAGCGGCAACCATCCGTTCGGCGGCCGCGGGATCCGCGCCAACTACATCTCCGTCGGCCGCAAGCGGCACACCGAACCGCTGCTCCTGTCGAAGGCCGTCGCCGACCACCTGCCGGGGAAGTCATGA
- a CDS encoding MFS transporter, translating to MAVGLLAKMPGLGISSVLILHVVGNMDRGFGAGSLVAASWTAGAGLGAPLQGRGLDRYGLRRVFGLLVIAQALFWGLAHFLPFPALVATAFIGGLTTLPAFTVIRLALANMVTEENRHTAYAVEAITTDIAYMAGPSFGILLASMASPTVAFLAMGTMLLVAGAAYLLLDPPLKAARPAADGPKPGLRSWLTVRMVCALSVTVATSIAVIGFEVAAIGTLQKSGQLQWSWLLLVAAGIASVAGGFLYGGMRRPPSVFAIGACLGLLCIPIGLATEWYWLSLLAIPANLLVAPALSASAGAVSRLAPDDSKGVAMGTYASAILVGNVIGSPLAGTVLDHGGSAASFAAFGATAALIAGVAYLCDLRLRSKGSDAPAARSEQLENSGAPQ from the coding sequence ATGGCCGTTGGGCTGCTGGCGAAGATGCCCGGCCTCGGTATCTCCTCGGTCCTCATCCTGCACGTAGTGGGAAACATGGACCGCGGCTTCGGTGCGGGAAGTCTGGTGGCCGCGTCCTGGACGGCCGGTGCGGGCCTGGGGGCCCCTCTGCAGGGCCGTGGTCTCGACCGCTACGGTCTGCGCAGGGTCTTCGGTCTGCTGGTGATCGCCCAGGCGCTGTTCTGGGGGCTGGCACACTTCCTGCCGTTCCCCGCCTTGGTCGCCACCGCGTTCATCGGTGGTCTGACGACGCTGCCGGCCTTCACGGTCATTCGCCTGGCCCTGGCCAACATGGTCACCGAGGAGAACCGGCACACCGCCTACGCGGTCGAGGCGATCACCACCGACATCGCCTACATGGCAGGCCCGTCCTTCGGCATCCTGCTCGCCTCCATGGCGTCGCCCACGGTGGCGTTCCTGGCCATGGGCACGATGCTGCTCGTCGCGGGCGCCGCATATCTGCTGCTCGACCCGCCCCTCAAGGCGGCACGTCCGGCAGCGGACGGCCCCAAGCCCGGGCTGCGCAGCTGGCTGACCGTGCGGATGGTGTGCGCGCTGAGCGTGACCGTCGCCACCTCGATCGCGGTGATCGGCTTCGAGGTCGCTGCCATCGGCACCCTGCAGAAGTCCGGTCAGCTGCAGTGGAGCTGGCTGCTTCTGGTGGCCGCGGGCATCGCTTCCGTGGCCGGCGGCTTCCTCTACGGAGGTATGCGCCGCCCGCCGTCGGTGTTCGCGATCGGCGCGTGCCTCGGTCTGCTCTGCATCCCGATCGGGCTCGCGACCGAGTGGTACTGGCTGAGCCTGCTCGCCATCCCGGCCAACCTCCTTGTGGCACCCGCCCTGTCGGCGAGTGCCGGCGCCGTGAGCCGGCTCGCACCCGACGACAGCAAGGGAGTGGCCATGGGCACCTACGCCAGCGCGATCCTGGTCGGCAACGTGATCGGGTCGCCGCTGGCCGGCACGGTTCTCGACCACGGTGGCTCCGCTGCTTCCTTCGCCGCGTTCGGTGCCACCGCCGCACTCATAGCCGGCGTGGCCTACCTCTGTGACCTGCGACTTCGGAGCAAGGGGAGCGACGCCCCCGCCGCGCGGAGCGAACAACTGGAGAACTCGGGAGCCCCGCAGTGA
- the fabF gene encoding beta-ketoacyl-ACP synthase II has protein sequence MSKGNHAPGTRTGEGRRVVVTGWGAVTPVGLSVDETWAALTAGKSGIAPLTGVDTTGLPTDFGGEVRGFDPSRHLGPRQIRRTDAYAQYAFAAAAEAMRQARLELDEATGERTGVLIGSGYGPVSSVAKHLNTLEQHGIRKVSPFAQITGAMDSAACEISFAFGATGPTRALSTACASGADAIGEAARWIRHGVVDVAITGGAEHIFTRLELATSCNAHALSTRTDAPAEASRPFDSDRDGFVMSAGAGVLVLESEEHALARGATILAEVAGYGATSDAHHWTAPHPEGRGARTAMTAALADAALEPTDVDYINAHGTSTQANDRSEIESIRAVFGDHAERIPISSTKSMTGHMIGAAGAVEAIVAGLAVRNSLVPPTINCHHPIADDLNFVPHEAQEHRVDVAMSNSFGFGGHNAVLILRSWEAGREH, from the coding sequence ATGAGTAAGGGAAACCACGCGCCGGGCACGCGCACAGGAGAGGGCCGCAGGGTCGTCGTCACCGGCTGGGGAGCCGTCACTCCGGTCGGTCTGTCCGTGGACGAGACCTGGGCTGCCCTGACGGCCGGCAAGAGCGGCATCGCGCCACTGACCGGGGTCGATACGACGGGTCTGCCCACCGACTTCGGCGGCGAGGTCAGAGGATTCGATCCGTCCCGCCACCTCGGCCCGCGACAGATCCGGCGCACCGACGCCTACGCGCAATACGCCTTCGCGGCGGCCGCCGAGGCGATGCGGCAGGCACGGCTGGAGCTGGACGAGGCCACGGGAGAGCGGACGGGCGTACTGATCGGCAGCGGGTACGGACCGGTGTCCTCCGTAGCCAAGCACCTCAACACCCTTGAGCAGCACGGCATCCGAAAGGTCAGCCCCTTCGCCCAGATCACCGGCGCCATGGACAGCGCCGCGTGCGAGATCAGCTTCGCGTTCGGAGCGACGGGGCCGACCCGGGCCCTGAGCACGGCCTGCGCGTCGGGCGCGGACGCGATCGGCGAGGCGGCCCGCTGGATCAGGCACGGCGTGGTGGACGTTGCCATCACGGGCGGCGCCGAGCACATCTTCACCCGGCTCGAACTGGCCACGAGCTGTAACGCCCATGCCCTGTCGACCCGCACCGACGCACCGGCCGAGGCGTCCCGTCCGTTCGACAGCGACCGGGACGGATTCGTCATGAGCGCGGGAGCCGGCGTACTGGTCCTGGAATCGGAGGAGCACGCACTCGCCCGCGGCGCGACCATCCTGGCCGAGGTGGCCGGATACGGGGCCACCTCGGACGCACACCACTGGACGGCGCCGCATCCCGAAGGCCGCGGTGCCCGGACCGCCATGACGGCAGCGCTCGCCGACGCCGCCCTGGAGCCCACCGACGTGGACTACATCAACGCCCACGGCACCTCGACGCAGGCGAACGACAGGTCGGAGATCGAGTCCATCCGGGCTGTCTTCGGCGACCACGCCGAGCGCATACCGATCAGTTCGACCAAATCGATGACCGGCCACATGATCGGTGCCGCCGGCGCCGTCGAGGCCATCGTCGCCGGCCTGGCCGTCCGCAACTCCCTGGTACCGCCGACGATCAACTGCCACCATCCGATCGCCGACGACCTGAACTTCGTCCCGCACGAGGCGCAGGAGCACCGGGTCGACGTGGCGATGAGCAATTCCTTCGGCTTCGGCGGTCACAACGCCGTACTCATCCTGCGCTCCTGGGAGGCCGGCCGTGAGCACTGA